In the genome of Variibacter gotjawalensis, one region contains:
- a CDS encoding twin-arginine translocation signal domain-containing protein — protein MVTVLDRTQRMRVSRRDLLRGASAFGALVAVGGNVVISSREAWAVEATALKPSTVATLVQMARDIYPHDQVPDKHYAIAIKAQDAKAAKDPKVKALLETGVAALDKKAGKGGYAKLGWEEERVKHLQAIEKSPFFQAIRGDLVVSLYNQKEIWPIFGYEGESYSKGGYIARGFDDIEWL, from the coding sequence ATGGTTACGGTCCTGGATCGAACGCAAAGAATGCGCGTCTCACGGCGCGATTTGTTACGCGGCGCGAGCGCTTTCGGTGCACTCGTCGCAGTCGGCGGAAACGTCGTCATCTCGTCGCGCGAAGCGTGGGCGGTGGAAGCGACGGCGCTGAAGCCGAGCACGGTCGCGACGCTCGTCCAGATGGCGCGCGATATTTATCCGCACGATCAGGTGCCGGACAAACACTACGCCATCGCCATCAAGGCGCAGGACGCGAAAGCCGCGAAGGACCCCAAGGTCAAAGCCTTGCTCGAGACGGGCGTCGCCGCGCTCGACAAGAAGGCCGGCAAGGGCGGTTACGCCAAGCTCGGCTGGGAAGAAGAGCGCGTGAAGCATCTGCAGGCGATCGAGAAGTCGCCGTTCTTCCAGGCGATCCGCGGCGACCTCGTTGTCTCGCTCTATAACCAAAAAGAGATCTGGCCGATCTTCGGCTACGAGGGCGAGTCCTACTCGAAGGGCGGCTACATCGCGCGCGGCTTCGACGACATCGAGTGGCTTTAA
- a CDS encoding GMC family oxidoreductase, with protein sequence MAASFDKNDDSVVVIIGSGAGGGTLANELAQKGIGVVVLEAGPRVEYTDFINDEWDSFSQLAWVDKRTTSGTWRVSKDFPNLPAWIVKAVGGTTTHWAGASLRFQPHEFKTLTNYGKIAGANLLDWPITLADLEPYYAKAEDKMGVTRTNNIAGLPASNNFKIFKAGADKLGYKECHTGNMAINSAERDGRNACQQTGFCFQGCKWGAKWSTLYTEIPKGEATGKLEVRPDSHAIKIEHDASGKVTGVVYADKSGTVQRQKARIVCVAGNSIESPRLLLNSESSKYPNGMANSSGQVGKNYMRHTTGSVYALFDKKVHMYRGTTMAGIIRDEAKHDPKRGFAGGYELETLALGLPFMAAFLNPGGWGRSFTTALDHYDKMAGMWIVGEDMPQEKNRIALSKKEKDKWGMPIPDVAFTDHPNDTAMRDHAYKQGIALYDAVGATRTFPTPPYPSTHNLGTNRMSEKARDGVVNKFGQSHDIKNLFVSDGSQFTTGGAENPTLTIVTLAIRQADYIAKEMAAKTV encoded by the coding sequence ATGGCTGCATCTTTTGACAAGAACGACGACAGCGTCGTCGTCATCATCGGTTCCGGTGCCGGCGGCGGCACGCTCGCGAACGAGCTCGCGCAGAAAGGCATCGGCGTCGTCGTGCTCGAAGCCGGCCCGCGCGTCGAATACACCGACTTCATCAACGACGAGTGGGACTCGTTCTCGCAGCTCGCCTGGGTCGACAAGCGGACGACGTCCGGCACCTGGCGCGTGTCGAAGGATTTCCCGAACCTTCCGGCCTGGATCGTCAAGGCGGTCGGCGGCACGACGACGCATTGGGCCGGCGCGTCGCTGCGCTTTCAGCCGCACGAATTCAAGACGCTCACGAATTACGGCAAGATCGCCGGCGCAAATCTTCTCGATTGGCCGATCACGCTGGCCGACCTCGAGCCGTATTACGCCAAGGCGGAAGACAAGATGGGCGTGACGCGGACCAACAACATCGCGGGGCTGCCGGCCAGCAACAATTTCAAGATCTTCAAGGCCGGTGCCGACAAGCTCGGCTACAAGGAATGTCACACCGGCAACATGGCGATCAATTCGGCCGAACGTGACGGCCGCAACGCCTGCCAGCAGACCGGCTTCTGCTTCCAGGGCTGCAAGTGGGGCGCGAAATGGTCGACGCTCTACACCGAGATTCCGAAAGGCGAAGCGACCGGCAAGCTCGAAGTCCGTCCCGACTCGCACGCGATCAAGATCGAGCATGACGCGAGCGGCAAAGTCACCGGCGTCGTCTATGCCGACAAGTCCGGCACAGTGCAGCGGCAGAAGGCGCGCATCGTCTGCGTCGCCGGCAATTCGATCGAAAGCCCGCGGCTCCTGCTCAACTCGGAGTCGTCGAAATATCCGAACGGCATGGCGAACTCGTCCGGTCAGGTCGGGAAAAACTACATGCGGCACACGACCGGCTCGGTCTACGCGCTGTTCGACAAGAAGGTGCACATGTATCGCGGCACCACGATGGCCGGCATCATCCGTGACGAGGCGAAGCACGATCCGAAGCGCGGCTTCGCGGGAGGCTACGAACTCGAAACACTCGCGCTCGGTTTGCCATTCATGGCGGCGTTCCTCAATCCGGGTGGATGGGGACGCAGCTTCACAACCGCGCTCGATCACTACGACAAGATGGCCGGCATGTGGATCGTCGGCGAAGACATGCCGCAGGAGAAGAACCGCATCGCGCTGTCCAAGAAGGAGAAGGACAAGTGGGGGATGCCGATCCCCGACGTCGCCTTCACGGATCACCCGAACGACACCGCGATGCGCGATCACGCTTACAAGCAGGGCATCGCGCTCTACGATGCGGTCGGCGCGACGCGGACTTTCCCGACGCCGCCATATCCGTCGACGCACAATCTCGGCACCAACCGCATGAGCGAGAAGGCGCGCGACGGCGTCGTCAACAAATTCGGCCAATCGCACGACATCAAGAATCTGTTCGTGTCGGACGGCAGCCAGTTCACGACCGGCGGCGCTGAGAACCCGACGCTGACGATCGTCACCCTCGCGATCCGCCAAGCCGACTACATCGCGAAGGAGATGGCCGCGAAGACGGTGTGA
- a CDS encoding type II toxin-antitoxin system CcdA family antitoxin, with translation MANNARDKSSASLALDRALVDEARGLEIDVSRAAEWGIARAIAGAKTVQWKAENKKALASSNEFVEAHGLPLAGKAKTKGR, from the coding sequence ATGGCAAACAACGCACGCGACAAAAGCTCCGCCAGTCTGGCGCTCGACCGCGCTCTCGTTGACGAGGCACGCGGCCTCGAAATCGATGTGTCGCGCGCCGCCGAGTGGGGTATCGCGCGTGCGATCGCGGGCGCGAAAACGGTTCAGTGGAAAGCTGAGAACAAGAAGGCACTGGCAAGCTCGAACGAGTTTGTCGAAGCACACGGTTTGCCGCTGGCGGGCAAAGCGAAAACGAAGGGTCGATAG
- a CDS encoding peptidoglycan -binding protein, whose protein sequence is MALGRARRGERTVDYWPGFVDALSTLVLGVIFLLSIFVVIQFYLSQEVTGKDTALARLNAQLQQLTELFALEKGERANLEEMIAALRANLATAEADRDRLKGQADAAGQGAGSAQARAAQLAGELENEKRIGARVAAQVELLNQQIAALRRQLAALEEALETSEKKDKEAQSRIADLGQRLNVALAQRVQELSRFRSEFFGRLRQILANRPDVRIVGDRFVFQSEVFFDAGQAALKTEGRGELDKIATALLQLEKEIPADIAWVMRIDGHTDVRPIASPQFPSNWELSASRAISVVQYLISRGVSPQRLVAAGFGEFQPLDPATNDDAYRRNRRIEMKLTER, encoded by the coding sequence ATGGCGCTAGGGCGCGCACGCCGCGGAGAACGCACGGTCGACTACTGGCCGGGGTTTGTCGATGCCCTGTCGACGCTCGTTCTCGGCGTCATCTTCCTGCTGTCAATCTTCGTCGTCATCCAGTTTTATCTCAGCCAAGAAGTCACCGGCAAAGACACGGCGCTGGCGCGGCTTAATGCACAACTTCAGCAGCTCACCGAGCTGTTCGCGCTTGAAAAGGGCGAGCGCGCGAACCTCGAAGAGATGATCGCGGCGCTGCGCGCGAACCTCGCGACGGCGGAAGCCGACCGCGACCGCCTCAAAGGACAGGCGGATGCAGCCGGCCAAGGCGCCGGATCAGCCCAAGCGCGCGCCGCGCAGCTTGCCGGTGAACTCGAAAACGAAAAGCGCATCGGCGCGCGTGTCGCGGCGCAAGTCGAATTGCTCAACCAGCAGATCGCCGCGCTGCGCCGCCAGCTTGCCGCACTCGAAGAGGCGCTGGAGACATCCGAGAAGAAGGACAAGGAAGCGCAGTCGCGCATCGCGGACCTTGGTCAGCGGCTCAACGTCGCGCTCGCGCAGCGAGTCCAGGAGCTATCTCGCTTCCGCTCGGAATTCTTCGGGCGTTTGCGGCAGATCCTCGCCAACCGGCCGGACGTGCGCATCGTCGGCGACCGCTTCGTGTTCCAGTCCGAGGTATTCTTCGATGCCGGTCAAGCGGCTTTAAAAACAGAAGGCCGCGGCGAGCTCGACAAGATCGCGACCGCCCTGCTCCAGCTCGAGAAGGAAATCCCCGCGGACATAGCTTGGGTGATGCGTATCGACGGCCACACGGACGTGCGCCCGATCGCCAGCCCGCAGTTCCCGTCGAACTGGGAGCTGTCGGCGTCGCGCGCGATCTCGGTCGTGCAGTATCTGATCTCGCGCGGTGTCTCGCCGCAACGCCTCGTCGCCGCCGGCTTCGGCGAATTCCAGCCGCTCGATCCGGCGACCAACGACGACGCCTATCGCCGCAATCGCCGCATCGAGATGAAGCTGACGGAGCGCTAG
- a CDS encoding flagellar motor protein MotA translates to MARDLDPFKLSSPRVFLVRMLVFLILCGLVGVVLYQQILTAFRSNPGLNGLILGVLIIGILLSFRQVIRLFPEVAWVNSFRLADPGISVERPPVLLAPMSAILGDRMGRMAISTPVMRSILDSIATRLDEARDLSRYMTGLLIFLGLLGTFWGLIETVGSVGKFLETLKVGGDANATFESLKEGLAAPLSGMGISFSSSLFGLAGSLVLGFLDLQTSQAQNRFYTDLEDWLSTTVQDMSVAEPARLTAAKNDDLRQILDRLKDVTAETGNSKAATNAMANLAEAIQGLVGHMRNEQQMIRDWANSQADQNSEIKAVLERIARQDDRPKIGRGV, encoded by the coding sequence ATGGCGCGTGACCTAGACCCCTTCAAGCTCTCCTCGCCTCGCGTCTTTCTGGTGAGGATGCTGGTGTTCCTCATTCTGTGCGGGCTCGTCGGCGTCGTCCTTTACCAACAGATCCTGACAGCCTTCCGCTCCAATCCGGGGCTCAACGGGTTGATCCTCGGTGTTCTGATCATCGGCATCCTGCTCTCGTTCCGGCAGGTTATCCGGCTGTTCCCGGAAGTCGCGTGGGTAAACAGCTTCCGCCTCGCCGATCCCGGCATCTCGGTGGAGCGCCCGCCGGTGCTGCTCGCGCCGATGTCGGCGATTCTCGGCGACCGTATGGGCCGCATGGCGATCTCGACGCCGGTGATGCGCTCGATCCTGGACTCGATCGCGACGCGCCTCGACGAAGCGCGCGACCTTTCTCGCTACATGACGGGCCTGCTGATCTTCCTCGGTCTGCTTGGTACCTTCTGGGGTCTGATCGAGACGGTCGGTTCGGTCGGCAAATTCCTCGAGACGCTGAAAGTCGGCGGTGACGCCAACGCGACCTTCGAGTCGCTGAAGGAAGGTCTAGCGGCCCCGCTCTCCGGCATGGGCATTTCGTTTTCGTCCTCGCTGTTCGGACTCGCCGGATCATTGGTGCTCGGCTTTCTCGATCTGCAGACGAGCCAGGCGCAGAACCGTTTCTACACGGACCTCGAAGATTGGCTCTCGACCACCGTGCAAGACATGTCGGTCGCCGAGCCGGCGCGCTTGACGGCGGCAAAGAACGACGACCTGCGGCAGATCCTCGATCGTCTCAAGGACGTGACGGCCGAGACCGGCAACAGCAAAGCCGCAACCAACGCGATGGCGAACCTCGCGGAAGCGATCCAAGGCCTCGTCGGTCATATGCGCAACGAGCAGCAGATGATCCGCGATTGGGCGAACTCGCAGGCGGATCAGAATTCCGAAATCAAGGCGGTGCTGGAGCGGATCGCCCGGCAGGACGATCGGCCCAAGATTGGCCGCGGTGTTTGA
- a CDS encoding inositol monophosphatase family protein, producing the protein MLRSALLNVMVDAARKAARSLKRDFGEVEKLQVSLKGPANFVSAADTRAEEILRKELGKSRPGYGFWGEEGGLTEGDDKTHMWVVDPLDGTTNFLHGIPQFAISIGLVRDGTVVAGVVYNPITDELFTAERGKGAFLNDYRLRVAGRKKLTDCVVACGLPHRGRGGLEEFRKEFAVVQEQVSGLRRFGAAALDLAWVAAGRLDLYWERNVQPWDVAAGMILVREAGGFVTDLDGKDNLFEHKSVIAGNEGLHKELLATLKKANAAG; encoded by the coding sequence ATGCTTCGCTCTGCCCTTCTCAACGTCATGGTCGACGCAGCCCGCAAGGCCGCGCGCTCGCTCAAGCGCGATTTCGGCGAGGTCGAGAAGCTGCAGGTCTCGCTGAAGGGTCCGGCGAACTTCGTCTCGGCGGCCGACACGCGCGCGGAAGAAATTCTGCGCAAGGAACTCGGCAAGTCGCGTCCCGGCTACGGCTTCTGGGGCGAAGAAGGCGGTCTCACCGAAGGCGACGACAAGACCCACATGTGGGTTGTCGATCCGCTCGACGGCACGACGAACTTCCTCCACGGCATTCCGCAATTTGCCATATCGATCGGCCTCGTCCGCGACGGCACGGTTGTCGCCGGCGTCGTCTACAATCCGATCACCGACGAGCTGTTCACCGCCGAGCGCGGCAAGGGCGCGTTCCTCAACGACTATCGCCTGCGCGTTGCGGGCCGCAAGAAGCTGACGGACTGCGTCGTCGCCTGCGGACTGCCGCATCGCGGTCGTGGCGGCCTCGAGGAGTTCCGTAAGGAATTCGCCGTCGTGCAGGAACAGGTCTCGGGTCTGCGCCGCTTCGGCGCCGCCGCGCTCGATCTTGCTTGGGTCGCGGCCGGCCGGCTCGACCTTTACTGGGAGCGCAATGTGCAGCCGTGGGATGTCGCGGCAGGGATGATTCTGGTGCGCGAGGCCGGCGGTTTCGTCACCGATCTCGACGGCAAGGATAACCTCTTCGAACACAAGAGCGTTATCGCCGGTAACGAGGGGCTGCATAAAGAGCTTCTGGCCACTCTGAAAAAAGCCAACGCGGCCGGTTGA
- a CDS encoding SEL1-like repeat protein, which yields MTKILTTTKFALIAGVAFIAQPAAAQFWLPGQSPQTESAPTPPGTEKLRVIKPGIRAQSEQPAAPAAPPGTEQIRRARPNAARPATPRSATETATPKPAKPAPRQAAKPTPSRGAKVDPADQNPPVATTTPPPMAAPLTAVPPAGAAAPLASPGLQPPTSAGFGAAPRVTPSRAATSPVVDVAFGAYQRGQYITAVNEATKRAEQNDPKAMTLLGEIYQNGLGVPRDDNKAVMWYTKAVAAGDREAMHSLATLRLAGRGGPKDTDGAVRLYEQAARLGHAGAAYDLALFYLEGQQVQGDPKRAAELLQIAADVGSPEAQYALALLYKEGRGVTVDRSRAAALLAQASRGDFTDATVEYAIAMFNGDGTAKDERGAAQLLLKAARSGSAIAQNRLARMLAAGRGVEANPSEAVKWHILARSRGQNDMWLESYLQRITPEQRAAGEKQAETLMKDPLASRS from the coding sequence ATGACGAAGATCCTCACGACGACAAAGTTTGCCCTGATCGCCGGCGTGGCTTTCATCGCGCAGCCCGCTGCCGCGCAGTTCTGGTTGCCGGGTCAGTCGCCACAAACGGAATCGGCACCGACGCCGCCGGGCACCGAAAAGCTTCGCGTCATCAAGCCGGGAATCCGCGCGCAGAGCGAGCAACCGGCCGCGCCTGCCGCGCCGCCCGGCACTGAGCAAATTCGCCGAGCCCGGCCAAATGCGGCCAGGCCCGCGACGCCAAGGTCCGCTACGGAAACCGCAACGCCGAAGCCCGCAAAGCCAGCACCGAGGCAGGCCGCCAAGCCAACGCCGTCGCGCGGCGCGAAAGTGGACCCGGCCGATCAGAATCCACCGGTCGCGACGACAACACCTCCGCCGATGGCCGCACCACTCACCGCCGTGCCGCCTGCGGGCGCTGCTGCGCCACTCGCAAGCCCCGGCCTGCAGCCGCCGACGAGCGCAGGCTTTGGCGCTGCGCCGCGCGTCACGCCGAGCCGCGCCGCGACCTCGCCGGTCGTCGACGTCGCGTTCGGCGCCTATCAGCGCGGCCAGTACATCACGGCCGTCAACGAAGCGACGAAGCGCGCCGAGCAGAACGATCCGAAAGCGATGACGCTTCTCGGCGAGATTTATCAGAACGGCCTCGGCGTGCCGCGCGACGATAACAAAGCCGTCATGTGGTACACGAAAGCGGTCGCGGCGGGCGATCGCGAGGCGATGCATTCGCTCGCGACGTTGCGCCTCGCGGGTCGCGGCGGACCGAAGGATACGGACGGCGCCGTGCGCCTCTACGAGCAAGCCGCACGGCTCGGCCATGCAGGCGCGGCTTACGATCTCGCGCTCTTCTACCTCGAAGGCCAGCAGGTTCAGGGCGACCCGAAGCGGGCAGCCGAGTTGCTCCAGATCGCGGCCGATGTCGGCAGCCCGGAAGCGCAATACGCGCTCGCCTTGCTCTACAAGGAAGGCCGCGGCGTCACGGTCGATCGCTCGCGTGCCGCCGCACTCTTGGCGCAGGCTTCGCGCGGCGACTTCACGGACGCGACGGTCGAATACGCGATCGCGATGTTCAACGGCGACGGCACCGCGAAGGACGAGCGCGGCGCCGCGCAACTCCTGCTCAAGGCCGCGCGCAGCGGCAGCGCCATCGCGCAGAACCGCCTCGCCCGCATGCTGGCGGCCGGTCGCGGCGTCGAAGCCAACCCCTCCGAAGCCGTCAAATGGCACATCCTGGCGCGTTCGCGCGGCCAGAATGACATGTGGCTCGAAAGCTATCTCCAGCGCATCACGCCGGAGCAGCGCGCGGCCGGCGAAAAGCAGGCCGAGACGCTGATGAAGGACCCGCTCGCGTCACGCTCTTAG
- a CDS encoding thiamine phosphate synthase, producing MASRNADVRPAPRLYLVTPTVEDAAAFTRPLEAALKAGDVAAVLLRVSGADERADTNIVKALAGIVQAAGVALLVDGKPLVAQRGGADGAHLPSYDEFAAAQQSLQPARIAGVGGLASRDEAMRAAEDGADYVMFGEPDLNGEVPALDASCERVAWWSEVFEVPCVAYAPNAEAVAPLAAAGPEFIALGPFIWDHADGPAAAIRDAATVIAAATPAMESV from the coding sequence ATGGCTTCTCGGAACGCAGATGTACGCCCTGCTCCGCGCCTCTATCTCGTGACACCAACGGTGGAGGATGCGGCGGCTTTCACGCGCCCACTCGAGGCGGCGCTGAAGGCCGGTGATGTCGCGGCTGTCCTGCTCCGCGTCAGCGGGGCCGACGAGCGCGCAGACACCAATATCGTCAAAGCCTTGGCCGGCATTGTTCAAGCGGCCGGGGTGGCGCTGTTGGTCGACGGTAAACCGCTGGTCGCTCAGCGCGGCGGCGCCGATGGCGCGCACCTGCCAAGCTACGACGAATTCGCGGCCGCTCAGCAGAGCCTGCAGCCCGCCCGCATCGCGGGCGTCGGCGGGCTTGCCTCGCGCGATGAAGCGATGCGCGCAGCCGAAGACGGCGCCGACTATGTGATGTTCGGGGAACCGGACCTGAACGGTGAGGTTCCTGCTCTGGACGCTTCCTGCGAACGCGTCGCGTGGTGGAGCGAAGTGTTCGAGGTTCCCTGTGTCGCTTACGCGCCGAACGCCGAAGCGGTCGCGCCGCTCGCTGCCGCCGGTCCGGAGTTTATCGCGCTCGGGCCGTTTATCTGGGATCATGCCGACGGGCCTGCCGCTGCGATTCGCGACGCCGCTACCGTGATCGCAGCCGCAACGCCCGCGATGGAGTCCGTCTGA
- the queD gene encoding 6-carboxytetrahydropterin synthase QueD — protein sequence MKISQAFRFEAAHRLPNVPATHRCHRMHGHSYRIEIQLEGATDPHTGFVVDFFDIEAVVGPLIAEIDHQCLNEIGGLENPTAENIAVWIWQRTKPSLAQLSAVRVYETPDCWAEYDGG from the coding sequence ATGAAAATCTCACAAGCCTTCCGGTTCGAAGCAGCACACCGGCTGCCGAACGTTCCGGCCACGCACCGCTGCCACCGCATGCACGGACACTCGTACCGCATCGAGATCCAGCTCGAAGGTGCGACGGATCCGCATACGGGTTTTGTCGTCGATTTCTTCGACATCGAGGCTGTGGTTGGTCCGCTGATCGCCGAGATCGATCACCAGTGCCTCAACGAGATCGGGGGCCTCGAAAATCCGACCGCAGAGAATATCGCGGTGTGGATCTGGCAACGGACGAAGCCGTCCCTCGCGCAGCTCTCCGCGGTTCGCGTTTATGAAACGCCCGACTGCTGGGCGGAATACGACGGCGGTTGA
- the queE gene encoding 7-carboxy-7-deazaguanine synthase encodes MAKFAVKEIFLTLQGEGTHAGRAAVFCRFAGCNLWSGREQDRASAECTFCDTDFVGTDGTKGGRYADADALADAIEAEWTGGSGNRFCVLTGGEPLLQVSEALTAALHRRGFEIAVETNGTVPRPEGIDWMCVSPKAATELAITAGDELKLVYPQREAPPERFADLPFANFLLQPMDGPDVIENTRAAIAYCLKHPQWRLSAQTHKHLGIR; translated from the coding sequence ATGGCGAAATTCGCCGTTAAAGAGATATTCCTGACGCTTCAAGGCGAAGGCACGCATGCGGGCCGCGCGGCCGTATTTTGCCGTTTTGCCGGGTGTAATCTTTGGTCCGGCCGCGAGCAGGACCGCGCGAGCGCCGAGTGCACGTTCTGCGACACGGATTTCGTCGGGACCGACGGCACCAAGGGCGGCCGCTACGCCGACGCTGATGCCCTCGCGGATGCGATCGAGGCCGAGTGGACGGGCGGATCCGGCAATCGCTTCTGCGTGCTGACGGGCGGCGAGCCGCTGCTTCAGGTCAGCGAGGCACTCACCGCCGCGCTGCATCGGCGCGGCTTCGAGATCGCGGTCGAGACCAACGGCACGGTGCCGCGTCCCGAAGGGATCGACTGGATGTGCGTGAGCCCGAAAGCCGCGACCGAACTCGCGATTACGGCGGGCGATGAATTGAAGCTCGTCTATCCGCAACGCGAAGCGCCGCCGGAGCGCTTTGCCGACTTGCCTTTCGCCAACTTCCTCCTGCAGCCCATGGACGGCCCGGACGTCATCGAAAACACGCGCGCCGCAATCGCTTATTGCCTTAAGCATCCGCAATGGCGGCTGTCGGCGCAGACGCACAAGCATCTCGGAATCCGATGA
- a CDS encoding SDR family oxidoreductase has translation MNTRNVSALVTGGSGAIGRALIEKLSANGTHVVNIDRAPPSTPLPGEFVKLDLTDLTATQKVMGQVMGDFSVGWLVNNAGIATPATLEDTTLQDLDDILSVNLRAALIATQAAIPGMKAARKGRIVNITSRAALGKELRTAYAAAKAGLIGMTRTWALELAPHGITVNAVGPGPIATPLFNSANPPDSPRTKAIIEGIPVKRVGTPDDIAHAVSFFLSDDAGYITGQTLFVCGGLTIGTAPIGE, from the coding sequence ATGAACACAAGAAACGTCTCAGCGCTCGTGACCGGCGGCAGCGGCGCGATCGGCCGCGCCTTGATCGAGAAGCTGTCCGCAAACGGGACACATGTCGTCAATATCGACCGCGCGCCGCCATCGACGCCGCTGCCCGGCGAATTCGTCAAACTTGATCTCACCGACCTGACAGCGACGCAGAAAGTCATGGGGCAGGTGATGGGCGACTTCTCGGTCGGCTGGCTCGTCAACAATGCAGGCATCGCGACCCCCGCGACGCTCGAAGACACCACTTTGCAGGACCTCGACGATATCCTCTCGGTGAACTTGCGCGCCGCGTTGATTGCGACGCAGGCCGCCATCCCCGGCATGAAGGCCGCGCGGAAAGGGCGCATCGTCAACATCACGAGCCGGGCAGCTCTCGGCAAGGAATTGCGCACCGCTTACGCCGCTGCGAAAGCCGGCCTCATCGGCATGACGCGCACCTGGGCGCTCGAACTCGCGCCGCACGGCATCACGGTGAATGCGGTAGGGCCGGGGCCGATCGCGACGCCGCTGTTCAACTCGGCGAACCCGCCGGACTCGCCGCGCACGAAAGCGATCATCGAAGGCATCCCGGTCAAGCGCGTCGGCACGCCGGACGACATCGCGCATGCGGTCTCGTTCTTCCTCTCCGACGATGCCGGCTACATCACGGGCCAGACGCTGTTCGTCTGCGGCGGTCTGACCATCGGTACGGCACCGATCGGGGAGTGA
- a CDS encoding GNAT family N-acetyltransferase, whose amino-acid sequence MEHETDRLILRRTRISDAPELFSFLGDPEAMRHTHVDVSLKACRQRIAAYDWQRRIDGFTPWTIESKQARRIIGLGGLLNDPFDKGWGVEVAYWFHPSAWGQGYASELVAAALTLADEDFQLPLVNAFARAENAPSRRVLEKAGFVPLRYVPDLERTQYQRHRTVS is encoded by the coding sequence ATGGAGCATGAAACCGACCGCCTGATTTTGAGACGAACCAGGATATCCGACGCGCCAGAGTTGTTCTCGTTCCTCGGCGATCCGGAGGCGATGCGCCACACGCACGTCGATGTTTCGCTCAAAGCCTGCCGCCAACGCATCGCGGCGTATGATTGGCAAAGACGGATCGATGGATTCACGCCATGGACGATCGAGTCCAAGCAAGCTCGACGCATCATAGGATTAGGCGGGCTTCTCAACGATCCATTCGACAAAGGCTGGGGCGTCGAAGTTGCTTATTGGTTTCACCCGTCTGCCTGGGGGCAAGGCTATGCCAGCGAACTGGTTGCAGCGGCGCTGACGCTCGCCGACGAAGACTTCCAACTACCCCTCGTCAATGCATTCGCGCGCGCGGAGAACGCGCCATCTCGACGCGTTCTGGAGAAAGCCGGCTTCGTGCCCTTGCGATACGTTCCGGACCTGGAGCGGACACAGTATCAGAGACATCGAACGGTTAGCTGA